From the genome of Neomonachus schauinslandi chromosome 5, ASM220157v2, whole genome shotgun sequence, one region includes:
- the HOXC12 gene encoding homeobox protein Hox-C12, which produces MGEHNLLNPGFVGPLVNIHTGDTFYFPNFRASGAQLPGLPSLSYPRRDNVCSLPWPSAEPCNGYPQPYLGSPVSLNPPFGRTCELARVEDSKGYYREPCAEGGGGLKREERGREPGPGVGPGAALLPLEPSGPPALGFKYDYAAGGGGGDGGAGPPHDPPSCQSLESDSSSSLLNEGNKGAGAGDPGSLVSPLNPGGGLSASGAPWYPIHSRSRKKRKPYSKLQLAELEGEFLVNEFITRQRRRELSDRLNLSDQQVKIWFQNRRMKKKRLLLREQALSFF; this is translated from the exons ATGGGCGAGCATAATCTCCTGAATCCCGGGTTTGTGGGGCCGCTGGTGAACATCCACACGGGAGACACGTTCTACTTCCCCAACTTCCGCGCGTCCGGGGCGCAGCTGCCGGGGCTGCCTTCGCTGTCCTACCCGCGCCGCGACAACGTGTGCTCGCTGCCCTGGCCGTCGGCGGAGCCCTGCAATGGCTACCCGCAGCCCTATCTCGGCAGCCCGGTGTCGCTCAACCCGCCCTTCGGCCGCACGTGCGAGCTGGCGCGAGTGGAGGACAGCAAGGGTTACTACCGCGAGCCGTGCGCCGAGGGCGGCGGGGGCCTGAAGCGTGAGGAGCGCGGGCGCGAGCCGGGCCCGGGAGTCGGGCCAGGGGCAGCGCTGCTGCCGCTGGAGCCGTCGGGGCCGCCCGCGCTCGGTTTCAAGTACGACTACGcggcaggcggcggcggcggcgacggtGGCGCGGGACCCCCGCACGACCCGCCCTCGTGCCAGTCACTGGAATCCGACTCCAGTTCGTCCCTGCTCAACGAGGGCAACAAGGGCGCCGGCGCGGGCGACCCGGGCAGCTTGGTATCGCCTTTAAACCCCGGCGGCGGGCTCTCGGCCAGCG GCGCGCCCTGGTACCCGATCCACAGCCGCTCCCGGAAGAAGCGCAAGCCCTATTCGAAGTTGCAGCTGGCGGAGCTGGAGGGGGAGTTTCTGGTGAACGAGTTCATCACGCGGCAGCGCCGGAGGGAACTCTCAGACCGCTTGAATCTTAGTGACCAGCAGGTCAAGATCTGGTTTCAGAACcggagaatgaaaaagaaaagacttctgTTGAGGGAGCAAGCTCTCTCCTTCTTTTAG